The Raphanus sativus cultivar WK10039 chromosome 2, ASM80110v3, whole genome shotgun sequence genome includes a region encoding these proteins:
- the LOC108840846 gene encoding probable xyloglucan endotransglucosylase/hydrolase protein 11, which translates to MFNSLSEMRNKQRNRDMKMRGSVQKNLLMVMMVLTVAAAARGEGGFVIWGDNYYTTWGHPALVINETSELQLTLDHKSGSGFESYKIYGSGSFNMRIKSPKTKSTKVTTSFYLRSKSSRNDELCFQIFGNGPAYLLNTNIFVYGEGDKDQRFRLWFDPTKDYHSYRFLWNPYQVVFYVDDTPIRVYRKNPDIYYPSVQTMFMHGSVENGTMVDIKDMSYTAKFQASKIDGCATEFMSIEKCFGLEFWWNRKENWELSSKQRKLYMNARKIYLDYDYCSDKKRYPKDPQECRSYN; encoded by the exons ATGTTTAACAGTTTAAGTGAAATGAGAAATAAGCAAAGAAACAGAGATATGAAGATGAGAGGATCTGTTCAGAAGAATCTACTGATGGTTATGATGGTTTTAACAGTTGCAGCGGCGGCTCGAGGTGAAGGCGGGTTCGTGATATGGGGCGATAACTACTACACAACATGGGGACATCCAGCTTTGGTTATTAATGAAACCTCTGAGCTC CAGCTCACCCTCGATCATAAATCTG GGTCCGGGTTTGAGTCCTACAAGATATACGGATCAGGATCTTTCAACATGAGAATCAAGTCACCCAAAACCAAGTCGACGAAAGTCACCACTTCCTTCTAC CTAAGATCCAAATCAAGCCGCAATGACGAGCTCTGTTTCCAGATTTTTGGAAACGGGCCAGCGTATTTGCTgaatacaaatatatttgtATACGGAGAAGGAGATAAAGATCAGAGGTTTCGTCTTTGGTTTGATCCAACCAAAGATTATCATTCATATAGGTTTCTTTGGAACCCATATCAAGTTGT GTTCTATGTTGATGATACACCGATCCGGGTGTACAGAAAGAATCCAGACATTTACTACCCATCGGTGCAGACAATGTTCATGCATGGCAGTGTGGAAAACGGAACAATGGTTGACATTAAGGATATGTCTTACACTGCTAAGTTCCAGGCATCAAAGATTGATGGGTGTGCAACTGAGTTTATGAGCATAGAGAAATGCTTTGGTCTTGAATTCTGGTGGAACCGTAAAGAAAATTGGGAGCTAAGCTCTAAACAGAGGAAACTGTATATGAATGCAAGGAAGATATACTTGGATTATGACTATTGCTCGGACAAAAAGAGATATCCAAAGGATCCTC